From the genome of Nicotiana sylvestris chromosome 2, ASM39365v2, whole genome shotgun sequence, one region includes:
- the LOC104242738 gene encoding microtubule-associated protein RP/EB family member 1C yields the protein MAAHIGMMDAAYFVGRSEILSWINSTLHLNLSRVEEACGGAVHCQLMDAAHPGLVPMHKVNFDAKNEYEMIQNYKVLQEVFNKLKITKHIEVNKLVKGRPLDNLEFMQWLKRYCDSVNRGNSHNYNPLERREACKGAKEVNKRSATSHTAAKNASTAPKHAPHSARRNDVPHVSSTNQSGKVSRPSSSGGASTYSETDRAAHEQQITELKLSVDSLEKERDFYFAKLRDIEILCQCPEIENLPVVEAVKRILYAMDDDASLVTDAEAMISEQHQQVETLSCTSEEAEERLKVDTQKRKNIVNIDVDIAASNTLSPKQRMSDASDVHSSGSLVTY from the exons ATGGCGGCACACATAGGAATGATGGATGCGGCATACTTCGTCGGCAGATCGGAGATCCTATCCTGGATCAATTCCACACTTCACCTTAATCTTTCCAGAGTCGAAGAG GCGTGTGGTGGTGCGGTTCATTGCCAGCTGATGGATGCCGCTCACCCAGGGCTAGTCCCTATGCACAAGGTCAATTTCGACGCTAAGAATGAATATGAGATGATCCAGAACTATAAGGTTCTTCAAGAAGTATTCAACAAACTTAAAATTACCaag CACATTGAGGTCAACAAACTAGTGAAAGGAAGACCTCTTGACAACCTGGAGTTCATGCAATGGTTGAAGAGATACTGCGATTCTGTTAATCGAGGCAATTCGCACAA CTACAATCCTCTTGAGAGAAGGGAAGCTTGCAAGGGTGCAAAAGAAGTGAACAAAAGATCTGCTACTTCACATACTGCTGCCAAAAATGCCTCAACCGCTCCAAAGCATGCCCCTCATAGTGCTAGAAGAAATGATGTACCTCATGTAAGCAGCACAAATCAATCTGGCAAGGTGTCCAGACCTTCTTCGAGTGGAGGAGCATCAACCTATTCTGAAACAGATCGTGCTGCACATGAACAACAG ATTACGGAATTGAAGTTATCAGTGGATAGTCTTGAAAAGGAAAGGGACTTCTACTTTGCAAAGCTGAGGGATATCGAGATCCTGTGCCAGTGTCCAGAGATTGAAAACCTCCCC GTGGTTGAAGCAGTGAAGAGGATTCTGTATGCTATGGATGATGATGCATCACTTGTCACAGACGCTGAAGCTATGATTTCTGAGCAACACCAGCAAGTAGAGACGTTGAGTTGCACATCAGAAGAGGCAGAAGAAAGGCTGAAGGTAGACACTCAAAAGAGAAAAAACATTGTCAATATTGACGTTGACATTGCTGCCAGCAACACTTTGTCTCCCAAGCAAAGGATGTCTGATGCTTCTGATGTCCATTCCAGTGGATCACTTGTGACTTATTGA